From a single Kitasatospora azatica KCTC 9699 genomic region:
- a CDS encoding LysR family transcriptional regulator translates to MQLDLNLLTALDALLEEGSVAGAAARLHVTAPAMSRSLGRIRRTTGDQILVRTGRTMTPTPYAIAVREQVHELLHQVRGVLAPSRELDPATLERTFTLRWHDSLVAMSGPTLLAAVRGQAPGVRLRFVAESSVDTPELRRGEVDLEANANRPSAPDIRAEKVGETRLVAVVRQGHPLTRARTVTTERYAAAEHVTVSRRGNLSNAVDDALARLGLTRRVVATAPTEAAALEFARGSDLLISVPEITTRTAAAGLGLVVLPLPLELPSAPVYLSWHQRYDTDHAHTWLRALARTALATCGAS, encoded by the coding sequence ATGCAATTGGATTTGAATCTGCTCACCGCGCTCGACGCGCTGCTGGAGGAGGGCAGCGTGGCCGGGGCGGCCGCACGACTGCACGTCACCGCCCCCGCGATGAGCCGGAGTCTGGGCCGGATCCGGCGCACGACCGGGGACCAGATCCTGGTGCGCACCGGCCGCACCATGACCCCGACGCCCTATGCGATCGCCGTCCGGGAGCAGGTGCACGAACTGCTGCACCAGGTCCGGGGCGTGCTGGCCCCGAGCCGTGAACTCGATCCGGCAACGCTGGAACGCACCTTCACACTCCGCTGGCACGATTCCCTGGTCGCCATGAGTGGCCCCACGCTGCTCGCGGCCGTACGCGGACAGGCGCCGGGCGTGCGATTGCGCTTCGTCGCGGAATCGAGCGTCGACACCCCCGAGTTGCGGCGAGGTGAGGTCGATCTGGAGGCGAACGCCAACCGTCCGAGCGCACCCGACATCCGCGCCGAGAAGGTGGGCGAGACCCGCCTCGTCGCCGTCGTGAGGCAGGGGCACCCCCTCACCCGCGCCCGAACCGTCACCACAGAGCGGTACGCCGCCGCCGAACACGTCACCGTCTCGCGACGTGGAAACCTCAGCAACGCCGTCGACGACGCCCTCGCTCGGCTCGGCCTCACCCGCCGTGTGGTGGCGACCGCGCCCACGGAAGCGGCCGCGCTGGAGTTCGCGCGCGGCTCCGATCTCCTGATCAGCGTCCCCGAAATCACCACACGCACCGCGGCCGCCGGCCTCGGTCTGGTCGTGCTCCCACTGCCGCTCGAACTGCCGTCGGCACCGGTTTACCTGTCATGGCATCAGCGCTACGACACCGACCACGCCCACACCTGGCTGCGCGCACTGGCGCGAACCGCACTGGCCACCTGCGGAGCGTCGTAG